The following coding sequences lie in one Desulfovibrio psychrotolerans genomic window:
- a CDS encoding ribonucleoside triphosphate reductase, whose protein sequence is MPKQILKRDGCLETWSLERISQAILKALKASGIKDPLLARRMARKVELKLADVDIAAQESVQDTVEQVLMESRLYHVAKRYIIYREQRRQLREQSAAYLDIKETINNYLDKADWRVSENANMTHSFQGLMLHLSGTLQAKYALEKYPVEIRQAHEHGYFHIHDLSFGLAGYCAGWSLRDLLLEGFNLEGRSSAGPARHMDTALGQMVNFLGTLQNEWAGAQAFNNVDTYLAPFVRHDKLSYKQVRQAMQKFIFNLNTTSRWGGQSPFTNLTLDLVAPKHIANEPVIIGGKYQESTYGEYGEEMAMINKAFLEVMLAGDHDRRIFSFPIPTYNVTKDFPWDSEIGDLLMQLTAKYGVPYFQNFINSDLNPEDVRSMCCRLQMDLRELRKKTGGLFGAGDLTGSIGVVTLNLPKLAYLSEGEEDFLDLVSEYAELAKESLEFKRKLIQENLDRGMFPWSARYLKNGFKAHFSTIGLVGGHEACLNLLGKGIETESGIRLMQRMLHHLRGLTSRYQEETGNLYNLEATPAEGTSYRLARIDKKLYEDIKASGNGTPYYTNSTALPVGTTNDVFFALEHQDKLQPLYTGGTVFHTYLGESVADHKALKKFIVKAFSKTKMPYISITPTFSICKDHGYLQGEHQNCPTCGGEAEVYTRIVGYYRPVSQWNKGKQMEYDDRVCYNGM, encoded by the coding sequence ATGCCGAAGCAGATACTGAAGCGGGACGGATGCCTGGAAACGTGGTCTTTGGAGCGGATATCCCAAGCCATTCTGAAGGCCCTGAAAGCCAGCGGCATTAAAGACCCCCTGCTGGCGCGCCGCATGGCGCGGAAGGTGGAACTGAAGCTGGCGGATGTGGACATTGCCGCGCAGGAATCCGTGCAGGACACGGTGGAACAGGTGCTCATGGAGTCGCGCCTGTACCATGTGGCAAAGCGCTACATCATCTACCGCGAACAGCGCAGGCAGTTGCGCGAACAGAGCGCGGCCTACCTCGATATCAAGGAAACCATAAATAACTATCTGGACAAGGCGGATTGGCGTGTCAGCGAAAACGCCAACATGACGCATTCGTTCCAGGGGCTCATGCTGCATCTTTCCGGCACGCTGCAGGCCAAGTACGCGCTGGAGAAGTACCCTGTCGAGATACGGCAGGCGCACGAGCACGGGTATTTTCACATCCACGATCTTTCCTTCGGCCTTGCGGGATACTGTGCGGGCTGGAGCCTGCGCGACCTGCTGCTGGAAGGGTTCAATCTGGAGGGACGCTCCAGTGCCGGTCCGGCGCGCCATATGGACACCGCGCTGGGCCAGATGGTGAACTTTTTGGGCACGCTCCAGAACGAGTGGGCAGGGGCGCAGGCGTTCAATAACGTGGACACCTACCTTGCGCCCTTTGTGCGGCATGACAAGCTGAGCTACAAGCAGGTGCGTCAGGCCATGCAGAAGTTCATCTTCAACCTGAACACCACCTCACGCTGGGGCGGGCAGAGCCCGTTTACCAACCTGACGCTGGACCTTGTGGCTCCCAAGCATATTGCCAATGAACCCGTGATCATAGGCGGCAAATATCAGGAGAGCACGTACGGCGAGTACGGAGAGGAAATGGCCATGATCAACAAGGCCTTCCTTGAAGTGATGCTGGCGGGCGACCACGACAGGCGCATTTTCTCCTTCCCCATTCCCACGTACAACGTGACCAAGGATTTTCCGTGGGATTCGGAGATAGGCGACCTGCTTATGCAGCTTACCGCCAAGTACGGGGTGCCGTATTTCCAGAACTTCATCAATTCCGACCTTAACCCGGAAGACGTGCGTTCCATGTGCTGCCGCCTGCAGATGGACCTGCGGGAGCTGCGCAAGAAAACGGGCGGACTGTTCGGTGCGGGCGACCTTACCGGCTCCATAGGCGTGGTGACGCTGAACCTGCCCAAGCTGGCCTATCTTTCCGAAGGGGAAGAGGACTTCCTTGATCTGGTGAGCGAATATGCGGAACTGGCCAAGGAATCGCTGGAGTTCAAACGCAAGCTGATTCAGGAGAATCTGGACCGGGGCATGTTCCCGTGGTCTGCGCGGTATCTCAAGAACGGCTTCAAGGCGCATTTTTCCACCATCGGGCTGGTGGGCGGGCATGAAGCCTGCCTGAACCTGCTGGGCAAGGGCATTGAGACCGAGTCCGGCATCCGGCTCATGCAGCGGATGCTGCACCATCTGCGCGGGCTGACATCGCGCTATCAGGAAGAAACGGGCAACCTGTACAATCTGGAAGCCACGCCCGCAGAAGGCACCAGCTACCGGCTGGCACGCATAGACAAGAAGCTGTACGAGGACATCAAGGCCTCCGGTAACGGCACGCCCTATTACACCAACTCCACCGCGCTGCCCGTGGGCACGACCAATGACGTGTTCTTTGCCCTGGAGCATCAGGACAAGCTGCAGCCCCTGTACACCGGCGGCACCGTGTTCCATACCTATCTGGGCGAGTCGGTGGCGGACCATAAGGCGCTGAAGAAGTTCATTGTAAAGGCGTTTTCCAAGACCAAGATGCCGTACATTTCCATTACGCCCACCTTTTCCATATGCAAGGACCATGGGTATCTGCAGGGTGAGCATCAGAATTGCCCCACCTGCGGCGGCGAGGCAGAGGTGTATACGCGCATTGTGGGGTATTACCGGCCTGTTTCCCAGTGGAACAAGGGCAAGCAGATGGAATATGACGACCGCGTGTGCTACAACGGCATGTAA
- a CDS encoding DUF2087 domain-containing protein, with the protein MSKERLPFSVGDISGFARSLRRQMDGRSQPPSHVEMLNLLARAGGYRNFQHFRAAGQAAAVPAGSTDGPAAEELKGALCAAAEQEAMHPEEVRRVERLGRYFDDKRALVRWPKKFSQQALCLWVLWSRLPSGVGISEREVNERLNDLHLFGDHALLRRELVDRGLVSRTADGRRYVRRESCPPAAALLLIRRLH; encoded by the coding sequence ATGTCCAAAGAACGATTGCCCTTTTCCGTGGGCGATATCTCCGGTTTTGCCCGTAGTCTGCGCCGCCAGATGGACGGGCGGAGCCAGCCTCCAAGCCATGTTGAGATGCTGAACCTGCTTGCCAGAGCGGGGGGCTATCGCAATTTCCAGCACTTCCGCGCAGCGGGACAGGCTGCTGCGGTGCCTGCCGGAAGTACGGATGGTCCGGCGGCAGAGGAATTGAAGGGCGCACTCTGCGCGGCTGCTGAGCAGGAAGCGATGCATCCTGAAGAGGTCCGGCGGGTGGAACGCCTTGGCCGCTATTTTGATGACAAGAGGGCGCTTGTGCGCTGGCCAAAAAAGTTCAGCCAGCAGGCCCTGTGCCTGTGGGTGCTCTGGTCGCGGCTGCCTTCAGGGGTAGGTATTTCCGAGCGGGAGGTGAACGAGCGCCTGAATGACCTGCATTTGTTCGGAGACCATGCTCTGCTGCGGCGTGAACTTGTGGACCGGGGGCTTGTAAGCCGGACGGCGGACGGGCGGCGCTATGTGCGCCGGGAGAGTTGTCCGCCCGCAGCGGCACTGCTTCTTATCCGCCGGCTGCATTGA
- a CDS encoding RsmB/NOP family class I SAM-dependent RNA methyltransferase: MRPLVEDLLRAQGYDFVPEPFSPWCRRLVHEPKPLGSSLAAFFGLIYIQDRSSMLPPLALNPAPGSAVLDMCASPGSKTGFLGQLVGPQGFVMGNEPNHTRLATLRQNLFTLNLLHTATCSYGGEALPLPSGMWNQIQLDPPCSGWGTVERHPDVLKLWQGDKVKPLVGIQRKLLEEAARLLAPGGRVVFSTCTTNVQENEEQVLWAQETLGLETAPIAPFAGFTFEEPYLPGCEGTLRVDPQASNAQGFFIAAFRKPQSAPVPEPGTDCEPGLAADILPRHHLAMAGFDPERLPEGEIAVVNEQAIFLQRFALDHFPKSFRWRGFPLGKAAGGEVRPSPRLRTLMPDYADGSHGTPCNGINMDDPAPVQALLTGQSLAVDTQEKELGLYFRGLPLGRLRVKGKRALWSEK; the protein is encoded by the coding sequence ATGCGCCCGCTGGTGGAAGACCTGCTCCGCGCACAGGGCTACGACTTCGTACCGGAACCTTTTTCCCCGTGGTGCCGCAGGCTGGTACACGAGCCCAAGCCGCTGGGCTCCAGTCTGGCAGCCTTTTTCGGCCTCATCTACATTCAGGACCGCTCCTCCATGCTGCCGCCCCTTGCGCTCAACCCCGCCCCCGGAAGCGCCGTGCTGGACATGTGCGCCAGCCCCGGCAGCAAGACCGGCTTTCTGGGCCAGCTGGTAGGGCCGCAGGGCTTTGTCATGGGTAACGAGCCAAACCACACCCGCCTTGCCACCCTGCGCCAGAATCTTTTTACCCTCAACCTGCTGCATACAGCCACCTGCTCATACGGCGGCGAGGCATTGCCCCTGCCCTCCGGCATGTGGAACCAGATTCAGCTCGACCCGCCATGCAGCGGATGGGGCACCGTAGAACGCCACCCGGACGTGCTCAAGCTGTGGCAGGGCGACAAGGTCAAACCGCTGGTGGGCATCCAGCGCAAGCTGCTGGAAGAAGCCGCCCGCCTGCTGGCTCCCGGCGGCAGGGTGGTTTTTTCCACCTGCACCACCAACGTGCAGGAAAACGAAGAACAGGTGCTCTGGGCACAGGAAACGCTGGGACTGGAGACCGCCCCCATCGCCCCGTTCGCAGGCTTCACCTTTGAGGAACCGTATCTGCCCGGCTGCGAAGGAACCCTCCGGGTAGACCCGCAGGCATCCAATGCGCAGGGCTTCTTCATCGCCGCCTTCCGCAAGCCGCAGTCCGCTCCCGTGCCGGAACCCGGCACCGATTGTGAGCCGGGGCTTGCGGCAGACATCCTGCCCCGCCACCATCTCGCCATGGCGGGTTTCGACCCGGAACGGCTGCCGGAAGGCGAAATCGCCGTGGTGAACGAGCAGGCCATCTTTTTGCAGCGGTTCGCGCTGGACCATTTTCCCAAAAGCTTCCGCTGGCGCGGCTTTCCGCTGGGCAAGGCAGCGGGCGGAGAGGTGCGCCCCTCGCCGCGCCTGCGCACCCTCATGCCCGACTATGCAGACGGCAGCCACGGCACCCCCTGCAACGGCATAAACATGGACGACCCCGCCCCTGTGCAGGCCCTGCTCACCGGGCAGAGCCTTGCCGTGGACACGCAGGAAAAGGAACTGGGCCTCTACTTCCGCGGCCTTCCTCTGGGCAGGCTGCGCGTGAAGGGCAAGCGGGCGCTGTGGTCGGAGAAGTAG
- a CDS encoding anaerobic ribonucleoside-triphosphate reductase activating protein, whose translation MHSAWDRIHGFERVSLCDWPGMSSSVIFLGGCNMRCPTCHNYSLAWNPHTMPVVPRRHIESYLKARARWIDGVVITGGEATTVPGLVQLVRDLLVLDMPVKLDTNGMRPDVVEALLAERLVDLFAVDVKGPYRKYPQLSGGTTSPDEAERNLGRIFELAAAQPQAFLFRLTHVPALDIADVEEAGSYLPQGFALKIQNFVPPRRAHAEADTEAGRMPGNVVFGADIPSHSEGPESQRH comes from the coding sequence GTGCACTCTGCGTGGGATAGAATTCACGGTTTCGAGCGGGTGAGCCTGTGTGACTGGCCCGGCATGAGCTCCAGCGTCATTTTTCTTGGGGGGTGCAACATGCGCTGCCCCACCTGCCATAACTACTCCCTTGCGTGGAATCCGCACACCATGCCCGTCGTCCCCCGCCGGCATATTGAGAGCTATCTCAAGGCGCGGGCGCGGTGGATTGACGGCGTGGTCATAACCGGCGGAGAAGCCACCACCGTTCCCGGTCTGGTGCAGCTTGTCCGCGACCTGCTGGTGCTGGACATGCCCGTGAAGCTGGACACAAACGGTATGCGCCCCGACGTGGTGGAGGCACTGCTTGCCGAACGGCTGGTGGACCTGTTTGCCGTGGATGTGAAGGGACCGTACCGCAAGTATCCGCAGCTTTCCGGGGGCACCACCTCGCCGGACGAGGCGGAGCGCAACCTTGGCCGCATATTTGAGCTTGCTGCTGCGCAGCCCCAGGCCTTTCTCTTCCGGCTGACCCATGTTCCGGCCCTTGACATCGCGGACGTGGAGGAGGCCGGAAGCTATCTTCCCCAAGGCTTTGCCCTGAAGATTCAGAACTTTGTGCCCCCGAGGAGAGCCCATGCCGAAGCAGATACTGAAGCGGGACGGATGCCTGGAAACGTGGTCTTTGGAGCGGATATCCCAAGCCATTCTGAAGGCCCTGAAAGCCAGCGGCATTAA
- a CDS encoding addiction module antidote protein yields the protein MNKPHVSHEEATVRSFRDDPEFAAEYLNAVLEDGTQEELMVALRRIAEAFGMKEVAEAAHLNPKTIYRTLSPAGNPELRSFQAILGAMGLRLAVTAKRRECHI from the coding sequence ATGAATAAGCCGCATGTTTCCCACGAGGAGGCAACGGTGCGCAGCTTCAGGGACGACCCCGAGTTTGCCGCCGAATATCTGAACGCCGTACTGGAAGACGGCACACAGGAAGAATTGATGGTGGCGTTACGCCGCATTGCCGAGGCCTTTGGCATGAAAGAGGTGGCCGAGGCGGCGCATCTGAACCCGAAGACTATCTACCGTACGCTCTCGCCTGCGGGGAACCCTGAACTCCGGAGCTTTCAGGCCATTCTGGGCGCTATGGGGTTGCGGCTGGCGGTAACGGCCAAACGGCGGGAGTGTCATATCTGA
- a CDS encoding metal-sensitive transcriptional regulator has translation MKEAEMNKEQEAVKQNVQKRLKRIEGQIRGIQRMIEEGKECEDILVQVRAARSALQSASKLILRRYILRCHMDALKGVSEGDSEPFEKVIDVLAQYVDD, from the coding sequence ATGAAAGAAGCCGAAATGAATAAGGAACAGGAAGCCGTAAAGCAGAACGTGCAGAAGCGGCTTAAACGGATAGAGGGGCAGATTCGCGGCATTCAGCGCATGATTGAGGAAGGCAAGGAGTGCGAGGATATTCTCGTGCAGGTACGCGCCGCCCGTTCCGCGCTGCAATCGGCCAGCAAGCTTATTCTGCGCCGCTATATTCTGCGATGCCACATGGATGCGCTGAAAGGTGTGTCGGAAGGTGACAGCGAACCCTTTGAAAAGGTTATCGATGTGCTGGCACAGTACGTGGATGACTGA
- a CDS encoding cytochrome ubiquinol oxidase subunit I, with protein sequence MDVVLLSRLQFAITVFFHFIFVPLTLGLSVMLAVMETMYVRTGNEMYKRMVKFWGKLFIINFTLGVVTGITLEFQFGTNWSRYSEYVGDIFGSLLAIEATAAFFLESTFLAVWWFGWEKVSKRVHLFAIWMVAIASNLSALFIIVANGFMQNPVGYVIRNGRAELENFFEVLFNPYSLGQYPHTVIASWMLAGFFVMGVSAWHLLRKNEEEFFNKSFKYGTVTALVCSIVVAISGHHQGNVVAELQPAKLAAMESHWETRTNAPMYLLVLPDEKNEGNAVQALGIPSVLSILAFNDPNAEVKGLLDFPKEDRPPVLITFASFRVMVALGTLFPLLAGAAWLWRKRIQEKPWLLRALMYNIPLPYVAIMLGWTVAEVGRQPWIVYGMMRTTDAVSPVDASSVMVSIIAFIVVYSGLGLLDIYLLRKFALKGPKKA encoded by the coding sequence ATGGATGTTGTTCTGTTGTCACGGTTGCAGTTCGCCATAACCGTATTTTTCCATTTCATCTTCGTCCCGCTGACGCTGGGGCTTTCTGTCATGCTGGCGGTGATGGAAACCATGTACGTGCGTACCGGAAACGAGATGTACAAACGCATGGTCAAGTTCTGGGGCAAGTTGTTCATTATCAACTTCACCCTGGGCGTGGTCACCGGCATAACGCTGGAGTTCCAGTTCGGGACCAACTGGTCGCGCTACTCGGAATACGTGGGCGATATCTTCGGCTCGCTGCTTGCCATTGAGGCGACGGCGGCCTTTTTCCTTGAATCCACATTCCTTGCGGTGTGGTGGTTCGGGTGGGAAAAGGTTTCCAAGCGGGTGCACCTGTTCGCCATATGGATGGTGGCCATAGCTTCCAACCTGTCGGCCCTGTTCATCATTGTTGCCAACGGGTTCATGCAGAATCCGGTGGGCTATGTGATCCGCAACGGACGGGCAGAACTGGAGAACTTTTTTGAGGTTCTGTTCAACCCCTATTCGCTGGGACAGTATCCGCATACGGTCATCGCATCGTGGATGCTCGCAGGGTTCTTTGTCATGGGCGTTTCCGCATGGCACCTGCTGCGCAAGAATGAAGAGGAATTTTTTAACAAGTCGTTCAAGTACGGCACGGTTACCGCGCTTGTCTGTTCCATAGTGGTTGCCATTAGCGGGCATCATCAGGGCAACGTGGTTGCCGAACTGCAGCCTGCCAAGCTCGCCGCCATGGAATCGCACTGGGAAACCCGGACCAACGCCCCCATGTACCTGCTGGTGCTGCCGGATGAAAAGAACGAAGGCAACGCCGTGCAGGCACTGGGCATTCCCAGCGTGCTGTCCATTCTGGCTTTCAACGACCCCAATGCGGAAGTGAAGGGACTGCTGGACTTTCCCAAGGAAGACCGCCCGCCCGTGCTCATAACCTTTGCCAGCTTCCGTGTCATGGTGGCGCTGGGCACGCTCTTCCCGCTTCTGGCGGGGGCTGCGTGGCTGTGGCGCAAGCGGATTCAGGAAAAACCGTGGCTGTTGCGGGCACTTATGTATAACATTCCGCTGCCGTACGTGGCCATTATGCTGGGCTGGACCGTGGCGGAGGTGGGAAGGCAGCCGTGGATTGTCTACGGCATGATGCGCACGACCGATGCGGTTTCCCCCGTGGACGCCTCTTCGGTGATGGTTTCCATCATAGCCTTTATTGTGGTCTATTCCGGGCTTGGGCTGCTGGACATCTACCTGCTGCGCAAGTTCGCCCTGAAGGGACCAAAGAAGGCTTAG
- the cydB gene encoding cytochrome d ubiquinol oxidase subunit II, translated as MFLETTWFVIWGILWAVYFVLDGFDLGLGTIMPFLAEGEQEKRTIYNSAAPFWDGNEVWLITAGGVTFAAFPKAYAVMFSALYAPLFLLLFGLIFRAASFEFRNKIDSDAWRKVWDTFLFLGSFLPALLLGVAFANLFQGIPVDGDGVYHGSLIKLLNPYGLLGGVLFVLMFSLHGALWLGVKSTGRIHEKAMRAASGIWPYFLAATLAFLAATAVYTNLYANYLAIPPLLIILLLAVVGLFTTRMFIGCDSAPMAWACSAVTIFSCTLFGVVGMYPALLPSSIDSIYSVTIYNAASSTLTLKIMLGVALTFVPVVIGYQAWVYRVFSFKITDKDLASDEAY; from the coding sequence ATGTTTCTGGAAACCACATGGTTTGTCATCTGGGGTATACTCTGGGCCGTCTACTTTGTGCTGGACGGGTTTGATCTGGGCTTGGGGACGATTATGCCTTTCCTTGCGGAAGGCGAGCAGGAAAAGCGCACCATATACAATTCGGCCGCTCCGTTCTGGGACGGCAACGAGGTGTGGCTTATCACCGCAGGCGGCGTGACCTTTGCCGCCTTCCCCAAGGCGTATGCCGTGATGTTCAGTGCGTTGTATGCGCCGCTGTTCCTGCTGCTCTTCGGGCTTATCTTCCGTGCGGCGAGCTTTGAATTCCGCAACAAGATTGATTCCGATGCATGGCGCAAGGTGTGGGACACGTTCCTGTTTTTGGGGAGCTTTCTTCCCGCGCTGCTGCTGGGCGTGGCCTTTGCCAACCTCTTCCAGGGGATTCCCGTGGACGGCGATGGCGTGTACCACGGCAGCCTCATCAAGCTGCTGAACCCCTACGGGCTGCTTGGCGGCGTGCTGTTTGTTCTTATGTTTTCCCTGCACGGTGCCCTGTGGCTTGGCGTGAAGTCTACCGGCAGAATACACGAAAAGGCCATGCGTGCCGCTTCCGGCATATGGCCCTACTTCCTTGCAGCCACCCTGGCGTTTCTGGCGGCTACCGCCGTATACACCAACCTGTATGCCAACTACCTCGCCATTCCGCCGCTGCTGATTATTCTGCTGCTGGCTGTGGTGGGACTGTTTACCACACGCATGTTCATCGGGTGCGATTCCGCGCCCATGGCGTGGGCGTGCAGTGCCGTAACCATCTTCAGCTGCACCCTGTTCGGCGTGGTGGGCATGTATCCGGCCCTGCTGCCTTCCTCCATTGACAGCATCTACTCCGTTACCATCTACAACGCGGCCTCCAGCACGCTGACCCTGAAGATCATGCTGGGCGTTGCCCTGACCTTTGTGCCTGTGGTCATAGGCTATCAGGCATGGGTGTACCGGGTGTTCTCCTTCAAGATTACGGATAAGGACCTTGCCTCCGACGAGGCATACTAA
- a CDS encoding glycosyltransferase family 1 protein, translating into MRTYIFLPPLKGMTGGVAVLHQVAEHLHAGGFAVSVVPREPGTPLPAGVPVCPWNELTLSQHDLWLVPEGWVNALTPGLQAGARCVVYVQNWSYLLSSLPPGVQWTQLPVFFLNVSQPVAWFTEQATGRSGPILRPGIDTRLFCPAPSGQNTEISSSHDAASAPGSTSGTTSGSTSGSTFGPITTPTIGWMPRKNKALAVRIRETFEARRALQGKPPARWLEIHGMTRQGVADSLRSAHIFLSTGFPEGCPLPPLEALASGCILAGFSGMGGWDYMRQALPPHEGGYVPWWPLREVPWQGNALVAADADVPAAVNGLETAARWLETDAPQLAALRANAARTVSHYTLESQRQAVLELWRQAAEGSLFMR; encoded by the coding sequence ATGCGTACATACATCTTTCTTCCGCCCCTCAAGGGCATGACCGGCGGGGTCGCGGTGCTGCATCAGGTGGCGGAACACCTGCACGCAGGCGGCTTTGCCGTTTCCGTGGTTCCCCGCGAACCGGGCACCCCCCTCCCTGCGGGCGTGCCCGTCTGCCCGTGGAACGAACTGACCCTCAGCCAGCACGACCTGTGGCTGGTGCCGGAAGGCTGGGTAAACGCACTCACTCCGGGCCTGCAGGCAGGCGCACGCTGCGTGGTCTACGTGCAGAACTGGTCGTACCTGCTCTCTTCGCTGCCGCCGGGTGTGCAGTGGACGCAGCTTCCCGTTTTCTTCCTCAACGTATCGCAGCCTGTGGCGTGGTTTACGGAACAGGCCACGGGACGCAGCGGTCCCATCCTGCGCCCCGGCATAGATACCCGGTTGTTCTGCCCCGCCCCGTCCGGGCAGAATACAGAGATATCGTCATCGCACGATGCCGCCTCCGCACCCGGCTCGACATCAGGCACAACATCAGGCTCGACATCCGGTTCAACATTTGGCCCGATCACAACCCCGACCATCGGATGGATGCCCCGCAAGAACAAGGCCCTTGCCGTACGCATCCGCGAAACCTTCGAGGCACGGCGCGCCCTGCAGGGCAAACCGCCCGCCCGCTGGCTGGAAATTCACGGCATGACCCGCCAGGGGGTTGCCGATTCCCTGCGCAGTGCGCATATCTTCCTGTCCACCGGCTTTCCGGAGGGCTGCCCCCTGCCCCCGCTGGAAGCCCTTGCCAGCGGCTGCATTCTGGCAGGCTTTTCCGGCATGGGCGGCTGGGACTACATGCGGCAGGCCCTGCCCCCGCATGAGGGCGGCTATGTCCCATGGTGGCCCCTGCGGGAAGTCCCGTGGCAGGGCAACGCCCTTGTGGCTGCAGACGCAGACGTGCCCGCCGCCGTCAACGGGCTGGAAACCGCCGCCCGCTGGCTGGAAACCGACGCACCGCAACTGGCCGCCCTGCGCGCCAACGCGGCCCGCACTGTCAGCCACTACACGCTGGAGTCACAGCGGCAGGCCGTGCTGGAACTCTGGCGTCAGGCGGCGGAAGGCTCACTGTTCATGCGGTAG
- a CDS encoding response regulator: MKTIYLAEDDIVTRTLIAEQVRECGYSVVAFEDGISAYEALLANPGGADLLITDVRMPGMDGTELIDRLRSMPVFSRLPIIIMSGVVGVRDIADLLRHGASRFLAKPIDPRELCENISRALTVPHHL; encoded by the coding sequence ATGAAGACCATATATCTTGCGGAAGACGATATCGTAACCCGAACACTCATCGCGGAACAGGTCAGGGAATGCGGCTACTCCGTGGTGGCGTTCGAGGACGGCATATCGGCATATGAAGCGCTGCTGGCAAATCCCGGCGGTGCGGACCTGCTCATAACGGATGTGCGCATGCCCGGCATGGACGGCACGGAACTCATAGACAGGCTGCGTTCCATGCCCGTGTTTTCCCGCCTGCCCATCATCATCATGTCCGGCGTGGTGGGCGTGCGGGATATAGCCGACCTGCTCAGACACGGGGCAAGCCGCTTTCTCGCCAAACCCATAGATCCCAGGGAACTGTGCGAGAACATCAGCCGGGCACTCACCGTGCCGCACCATCTGTAA
- a CDS encoding type II toxin-antitoxin system RelE/ParE family toxin, which translates to MGYFLVMEIVHYITEEGVDPYQSWVDKLRDVRARVAILRRLDRVAEGNFGDYKSCRGGVCELRIDHGPGYRVYYFLHGTKLVVLLCGGDKASQEKDITMSLEYKADYLRRIKEVPHE; encoded by the coding sequence TTGGGCTACTTTCTTGTCATGGAGATAGTGCACTACATCACGGAAGAGGGCGTTGACCCTTACCAGAGCTGGGTTGACAAACTTCGGGACGTACGCGCACGGGTGGCCATTTTGCGCCGTCTGGACCGTGTTGCGGAGGGGAATTTCGGTGATTATAAATCCTGCCGGGGCGGCGTGTGCGAATTGCGCATTGACCATGGGCCGGGCTATCGGGTGTATTATTTTCTGCATGGAACCAAGCTTGTTGTATTGCTCTGCGGCGGAGACAAGGCCAGTCAGGAAAAGGACATAACGATGTCTCTGGAATACAAGGCCGATTACCTGCGCCGTATAAAGGAGGTGCCCCATGAATAA
- a CDS encoding TatD family hydrolase, protein MSKKKTKEPLPEPHSLNMPHTGVESHAHLDLDAFAEDLPQVLERARAAGVRHMGNVFLGPQAYARNRALFEQTPDVFFLLGIHPGEADTCDETAVEAMRHAFLHDPRLRAVGEIGLDYYWDDHPRDMQQRVFIMQLALAREVQKPVVIHSRDSNEDVLRILEQEGFAGYPMLWHCFGADASLAQRIVDNGWHISIPGPVSYPKNDALREALHVIPQERLLLETDCPYLTPMPYRGRRNEPAYLVFTAQTVAEQLGMAPQALWTLCGSNAARFFGLDA, encoded by the coding sequence ATGTCCAAGAAAAAGACCAAAGAACCGCTGCCGGAACCGCACTCGCTTAACATGCCCCATACCGGCGTGGAATCGCACGCCCATCTGGACCTTGATGCCTTTGCCGAAGACCTGCCGCAGGTGCTGGAACGCGCCCGCGCCGCCGGGGTACGTCACATGGGCAACGTCTTTCTGGGGCCGCAGGCCTATGCCCGCAACCGCGCCCTGTTCGAACAGACCCCGGATGTCTTCTTCCTGCTGGGCATCCATCCCGGCGAAGCCGACACCTGCGACGAAACCGCCGTGGAGGCCATGCGACACGCCTTTCTGCACGACCCAAGGCTCAGGGCCGTGGGCGAAATAGGGCTGGACTATTACTGGGACGACCATCCCAGAGATATGCAGCAGCGCGTTTTCATCATGCAGCTCGCCCTTGCGCGCGAGGTGCAAAAACCCGTGGTCATCCACTCGCGCGACAGTAACGAAGACGTGCTGCGCATCTTGGAACAGGAAGGCTTTGCGGGCTATCCCATGCTGTGGCACTGCTTCGGGGCTGATGCGTCACTGGCGCAACGCATTGTGGACAACGGCTGGCACATCTCCATCCCCGGCCCGGTCAGCTATCCGAAGAACGATGCCCTGCGCGAGGCTCTGCACGTCATTCCGCAGGAACGGCTGCTGCTGGAGACAGACTGCCCCTACCTCACGCCCATGCCCTACCGGGGCAGGCGCAATGAACCGGCCTATCTGGTTTTCACCGCACAGACGGTGGCGGAACAGCTGGGCATGGCTCCGCAGGCGCTGTGGACCCTGTGCGGCAGCAACGCAGCGCGGTTTTTCGGTCTGGATGCATGA